CATCGAAGGCGTGCCCCGCATCCGGGATCATCCGGAACTCGGCCTGCGGCCAGGCCCGGTGCAGCGCCCACGCCGTCATCGGCGGCGTACACGCATCGTACCGGCCCTGAACGATGACACCCGGGATGTCCGCCAGCCGGTGGGCCTCCCGCAGCAGCTGATCCTCCCCGAACCAGCCGGCATGGGTGAAGTAGTGGTTCTCGATCCGCGCGAAGGCGACCGCGTGCTTCTCCTCCGTGAAGCTGGCGACCAGCTCCGGCCGCGGCAGCAGAGTGATCGTGGACGACTCCCACCGGGACCACGCGACGGCGGCCGGCCCATGCACCGCCGGGTCCGGGTCGGCGAGCAGCCGGCTGTACGCCTGAATCAGGTCGCCGCGCTCCTCCACGGGAACGGGCTCCAGGAATCCCTCCCACAGATCGGGGAACAGCGCCGACGCGCCGCCCTCGTAGAACCAGTCCAGCTCCTCCGGCCGCAGGGTGAAGATCCCGCGCAGCACCAGCTCCGTCACCCGTTCGGGATGCGTCTGCGCGTACGCCAGGGCCAGCGCGCTCCCCCACGAGCCGCCGAACACCTGCCAGCGCTCCACCCCCAGGCGCTCCCGCAGCCCCTCCATATCGGCGACGAGGTGCCAGGTGGTGTTCGCCGCGAGGTCGGCCTCCGGCTCGCTCGCGTGCGGCAGGCTCCTGCCGCAGTTCCGCTGGTCGAACAGGACGATGCGGTACTTCGCCGGATCGAACAGCCGCCGGTGCGCCGGGGTCGTCCCGCCGCCGGGGCCGCCGTGGAGGAACACCACGGGCTTCCCCTCCGGGGAGCCGCTCGTCTCCCAGTACACCTGCTGTCCGTCGCCGACATCCAGCATCCCGCTGTCGTACGGCTCGATCTCGGGGTAGAGGCTGCGCATGCACCGACCGTACCGGACAGCCGGCCCCAGCGGGCTGTGAGACACCGCGCACAGCAGCCAGCGCGACCGCTGCGCCGCACCATCGAGCGATGTCCTCGGCGCGTGGTTCCCGGGAGCGCCCGGAGAAGGACCGGTTCACCCGTGAGCGACTTGTGCGGCGGCTGGGCAACAAACATCAAAAATTGCATGATGAGAAATCACAGGAGTTCGTTCGGTCGCAAGACGGGCGGAACCGGCTCGCGAACGGCCGGACCCCGGCTATTGCGTCGAAACAAGCCGCACCTCGGCAGCCAGACAACAACCGCCGCACTGAGAAAGCCCGATGACTGAAGCATCACTGACGAACGTTCTCGTTTCGCCGCAGGAGAGCGGTGACCTGGATGGCTGGAAAGCCGGGGTGTTCGAGGAGTTCCACGCCCGGATGACTGACAAGGACAACGAATTCCCGTGCATCTTCGGCGTCGAGGCCGTCACGAGAGGCACTCTGCGCTACGGCTTCGTGAGCGACGAAGCCGGGGACCAGGCGACCCAGCTCTCCCGGATTCTCCGCCAGTTCACCGAGGTATGCCACGACCTCGGAAAGCGCACATCGCTGGTGTGCTTCTTCGAATCGTGGAATGCCGACAGCACCCATGCGGGCTACTGGCGACGCTTTTGGCAGCTGCTTGGAGAAGTCTCCGAGCAGGACAGCGCTCCGTGGCCCCCAGACATCTCGCAGAGCCTGGACGATCCGCAGTTCGAGTTCGCCTTCAACGGTCAGCCGATGTTCGTCGTCGTCAACACCGAACTCCACGAGCACCGCCTCAGCCGGCGCTTGTCTCGCGTGGCCGTCACGTTCCAACCGCGTTTCGTCTTCGACGACATCGCGGAGGGCACCCCCCGAGGCGATGCCGCCCGCGCGATCATCCGTGGACGCTTCGCGAGCTACGACACAGCGCCTCTCCCGGAGAACCTGGGCAGTTTCGGCGACGTCAGCAACCGGGAATGGAATCAGTACTACCTCGACGACGGGACCTCTGCGGACATCCCAGCGTCCTGCCCGTTCGATCGCTTCTGATTCGAACACCGACGAGACTCACCCTGAAAGCGAGAAGACCATGACCGCTCCCCGCATCAAACTCGGCGCCCGGCTGAGCGTCACCGAGGCCCTCGACACCTTCGCTCCCGAACAGGGCGGCATCGAATTCCAGACGGATCAGGCCGGCAAAGTTCACTCCTGGCACAGCCACTCCGTGACGGAGACGCTCGTCGTCCTCGAGGGGACCATGACACTCGAATGGGCCGAAGGATCTCCCGAGAACATCGCCGGCCGCCACGATGTCGGGCCGGGCGCCGTGATCAGCCTCCCGGCGAACACCATCCACCAGTCCATCAATCACGACAGCGTGTGCCGCTACCTCATCCTCCCGGAGGGAGGCAAAGCCGCCGAGACGCGCGTCTTCCCGTCATGACAGGGTCCCGGCGCATCGGCCGCGACGTCTGGGCGCTGTCCTTCGCGACCTTCGTCAACCGCGCCACCGGCTTCCTCGGACTCTTCGCCGCCATCTTCTTCTCCGAGACGGGGATGACGGCGGGGACCGTCGTCATCGCGCTGCTGATCGTCGGCATCGCCGGGGTCGGCGGGTCGCTCCTCGGCGGGCAGCTCGCGGACAGATTCGGCCGGCTCGCGATTCTGCTCGGGAGCACCCTGATCAATGTGGCGCTCTTCGCCGCCCTCGCCGTCATCGACTACTCGATGACCTGGTGGGTCGTCGGCATCTCGGCGGCGAGCGTGCTGGTCTCACAAGCGTTCGTGGGGCCGGCCTCAGCGCTCATCGCGGCGTCCGCGGACGGACCGGACCGGGTCACCCGGTTCGCGTTCTACCGGATCTTCATCAACGTCGGCAGCATCGTCGCGCCCGCTATCGTGGGGCTGATCGGACGTGAGCACTTCGACCTGCTCTTCTGGTTCTCGGCGGCCGGTTCGAGACTCGTCCCCGTCGTCCTGCTCGGGGGCCTCGGGCGGCGAAAAGCGGATCGTGCTCAGCCCGAGACGCGGGACGAGGCCGCCAAACCCGCGACCGAGGCGGCTGTCCCGAAGCCGAACGCGATCCCGCGGCTGGCCCTTCCGTTCGTGTACGTGGCGATGGCTCTGGCCATGGTGGTCTACGCCCAGCACCAGAGCGCCGTGCCGCTGCGACTCGATACCGAGCCGAACGGGGTGCAGCTCTACTCGCTGCTCCTCATCATCAATCCCGTCATCGTGATCGCCATCGAGTACCCGCTCAGCCATGTGACCAAGAGAATGCCCGCGCATGCCGCTCTCGCCATCGGCGTGGTCGTCATGGGCGTCGGCGTCACCGTGACGGGCAGTTTCGCGAACGTCACAGCAGTCGCCGTGATCAGCTGGGTGCTGTTCTCCGTCGGAGAGTGCGTCTTCGCTCCGATGTCCAACAGTTACGTGGCAGAGCTGTCCTCCGCCGCCGCTCAATCGCGCGCTCAGGGACGTCTGGCCGCATTCCAGTCCGTCGGGGCGGCGCTGGGACCGGGGATCGGCAGCTGGATGGCTGCTCGTCCTCGCGGGCGGCGCCTGGACGGGCTTCCTCATTCTGACGCTCGTGTCCGCCGCCCTCACTCTCGCCGCATGCACTGCGGTGTCGCGCACCGCCAGGAGGCCCCGTGTCCGTGCTTCTCATTGATCCCTTCAGCTCGGGCGTTCACTATCACGGCCTCTTGCGCGCCGCCGGTGTCGAATATCACGTCGTCCGGACCCGCCGCGCCCTCGACAGCGGGCTCTCCGAAGGGAGCACTGTTCCGCACCTCGCGATCGATGAGTCCTCGGACGACCAGCTGGCAGAGATCGTGCGCTTTCTGCCGTGACCGCGATGTCGAAACAGTGATCACGGGAGCCGAATCCGGGGTCCCCCTGGCCGAAGCGGTCAAGATCGAGCTCGGGCTCGCCTCCACCGCGTTCGAGGACGGCGGGCGACGATTCTGGGACAAGCCCGCCCTCTACGCCGCAGTGCGCCGGGCAGGACTGCGCGCACCCCGGCAGATCGGCGTGCTCACCACCGAGGAGGTCAGAGCGGGAGCCCACCGTTCCCTGCTGGCGGAGGCGGCCTTCCCCCTGGTCGTCAAAAACCCGATGTCGGGACGGGCAGCGTCGGCGTGCGGGTCGCGAACGACCGCTGGCAGGGCATCGACGCCATCGAAGAGATCGCGTCCGCTCCCGGATTCTTCGGCGGCGTGCCGCCGCAGGCGCTCATTCAAGAGTTCGTCAGCGGTCGCGAATACGTGGTGGACACGGTCTCGCACGCGGGCGAGCATCGCGTTCTGGCGGTCTGCGCCTACGACAAGCACCCCTCCTCGACCGGAGCGATGGTCTACGACCGTCTGCGCTGGCTGGAGTGGGGTTCCCCAGAGACGGCCCTGCTCACCGCGTACGCCTTCGAAGTCCTCCAGGCTCTCGATCACCGGGAAGGCTCCGTCCACATGGAGATCATCCTCGATGCGGAAGGTCCGTGCCTGATCGACCTCGGCGCCCGGCCACACGGCGCCGGCCACCCGCTGAAAACCCACCGGCTGACGGGAACCTCGCAGATGCACGCCGAAACCGACACCGCAGCCGGCCGGGACATTCCCCGACCGCCCGGATACCGGCTGGACGCTCACGCCGCCATCGAGTTCCTCAGCCTCGTCCGCCCGGCCACCCTCCGGGCGGACGCCGACCCGGGCAGGATTCTCCGGCTGGGCTTCGTCCTGTCCGGCGACATTCAAGCCTGGTCCGGCACGACCTATCCGGAAACACACTCGCTGCTGGACTCGGAAGCGTTGGGATTGGTGTTCGTCTCCGGTGCGGACGAGGCGGAGGTGGCCGGGAACGCTCACGAGGTGCGCGACGTCTTCGCCAGCATGCTCGAGGAGACCAGCGGTGCGCAGTGACCCCTGGATGACGGCCCGGCTCCTTCGGCGCACGCGGCTCACATCGTCAAGCCTGCTCGTCCGGGTGAAGCCGGACGAAGCTTCGCCCGCTGTCTCCGCCGGACAAACGGTGAATGTGAGCCTGCAATCCCCTCGCGAGCAGCGGCGAGTCTCCTCTTTCACCGTGTTCACGACTCACCCGGACGGTGAGTTGAGCCTGCTGATCCGCTCCACCGGCGGCGGTGGCGTTTCGGACGGCCTCATGTCCGCCGTCGAGCTCGGCGGCCGGATCTGGGTGAGCGAGTCGATACCGACCACGATTCTGCCGTAGTCCCTCGGCGACGACGGCATTCTCTGCCTGGTCGCCGGATCGGGGATCTCGATCCTGGGAGGGCTGGCCGAGCAGCGCACTCTGAGCAGCGCCGATGTCGTCTTCGTCGGGCAGAAAGAGGACTGCGCCGCTCTCCCCTCCGCCGTGCTCCGCGCTCTGACGAAGGATGTCCCCGCGAGCGCACCGCGAAGATGGACCACCTGGAACTCGACCGAACTCGGGCGACCGAGTGCGAAGGACATCGAACAGTTGGCCGGGAACGGGGAACGGTACTCCGCCGCCGTCGTCTGCGGCCCCGGCGGGTTCTGCGATCTCGTTCAGTCCGTCTGCTCCGAGCAGGGCATCGCCGATGAGCGTCTCGTCCTTGAATCCTTCGGCTCCTCGGACTCCTCAGAGAACGCTCCGCCAGCGGCAATGGCGACCGCTGTCGTCGATCTCTTCGGACAGACGCATGCGGTGCGGTGGCCGGAGAACGAGAACCTGCTGTCGGCAATGCTCGATGCCGGACTCGACGTGCCCTACTCGTGCCGGGCAGGCATCTGCTCCACCTGTCAATGCTCCGTGTTGATGGGGGACGCGCAGATGCGGCTGGATCTGGGGCTGTCGGACGAGGAGAAGGCAGCCGGACTCGCCCTCGCCTGCCAGCTCAAGCCCGTTTCAAACGCCCTCGCTGTACGATTCGCCTCCGCTCCGGGTACCGCGCCTCGCTGACCCCTGAGCCGCTCGCGCCGGGAAGAAGGGGCGATGACCACGTCTCCGGGCCTCAGCGGTTCTCCTTGGCCGCCTTCTCCTCCACCGGCAGCGTCCCGTCTTCGCGGCGCGAAGCGTAATACGCGCGCGCCTCCGCCTGACGCTCCGCCTCCGTACCCGTCGCGATGTCCGCGCGGACCAGCTCGGGGCCGTAGCCGAAAGCGTCCACCAGATCGACGGCGTGCGGGCGCAAGCGCGTCAGCAGCCGTTCGATGTAGGCGCTGACAGCCTGCGCGCGCTGCGGGGAGAGCCGGCCGTTCATGAGATACCAAGCGAGGTTCCTCTCGATGAGACCGAAACCAAACAGATCGCGGAGCCAAAGGAGGACCTGTTTGGTGCCGGCGTCTCGCGTCTGCTCGAGAGCATCCGTGAAAGACTCCCACTGGAGCAGCTCGCCGTGAGCCCGCGCCGCCTCGATGAGCTGGTTCTGCTGTGAGTTGAACAGGGCGGCCGCGGCTTTCTTGTCCCGTTTGGCGGCGGGGCGCAGGTGCCCGGCGATCTGGGAGATCATCGTCTCCACCCGGTCCGTCAGCAGTTCGCGCTGGGTCGCCGGCTCTTGCAGCCAGGTGACCGAGCGCGCGGTGGAGCCGGCGTCGCGAACCATCTGGGCCACGCTCCGGAGGCCGCTGCCGTGGTAGGCCCGGTCGGCCGCGTGGGTGACGACGTAGCGGGCCAGGGCTCCCGCGTCCGCCTGGGCGAACTTGCGGCTGAAATCGGTGAGCAGGCGCTTCGCGACGAGCTGGAGGAGGACGTTGTTGTCGCCTTCGAAGGTGACCCAGATGTCCAGGTCCTGACGCAGCGAGGTGATCCGGTTGGCGGTGAGGAAGCCCGCGCCGCCGCAAGCTTCGCGGGCCTCCTGCAGCGTGTCGAGCGCATGCCAGGTGCTCAGCGGTTTGAGCGCCGCGGCGATGGTCTCGAGATCCTGGCGGTCGGCGTCGGTCGCCGCCCGTCCGCTGAAGACGTCGTCGAACGTGCGGAGGAACATCTCGTGCGCGAAACTCGCGGCGTAGGTGGTCGCGAGCAGCGGGAGCAGCCGGCGCTGGTGACGCTGGTAGTCGAGGATGACCTCTTCATCGGTGTCGCTCCCCGCGGTGAACTGGCGACGCTCGTTCGCGTAGGTGAGAGCGATCTTGAGGCCGAGCTTCGCGGCGATGGTCGCGGAGCCGTCGAGCGAGACGCGGCCCTGGACGAGCGTCCCGAGCATGGTGAAGAAACGGCGGCCGGGGCTCTGGATGGGCGAGACGTAGGAGCCGTCCTCCGCGACATCGCCGTAGCGGTTCAGCAGATCGGTGCGCGGGATGCGGACACCGGTGAAGTGCAGCCGGCCGTTGTCGATGCCGTTGAGTCCGCCCTTCTGGCCGTCGTCCTCGCCGCCGACACCGGGCAGGAAAGCGCCGTCGGCGTCCCGGATCGGCACGTAGAACGCGTGGACGCCGTGGTTGACGTTCCGGGTGACGAGCTGAGCGAACACGACAGCGGCCGTCGCATCCACGGCGGCATTGCCGAGGTAGTCTTTCCACGCCCCGCGGAACGGAGTGTCGATGACGAACTCCTGCGTCTCCGGCTCGTAGGTCGCGGTGGTCGCGACGCTGGCGACATCCGAGCCGTGCCCGGTCTCGGTCATGGCGAAAGCGCCGGGGACGGCGAGCGACATGATGCCTGGCAGGTACTTCTCGTGGTGGCGCGCGGTGCCGAGATGCAGAACGGCCGCGCCGAAGAGGCCCCACTGGACGCCGGATTTGATTTGCAGCGACGGGTCGGCCGCGACCAGCTCCTCGAACGCGGCGATGTTGCCGCCGTGGTCGTCGGCGCCGCCGACGGATTTCGGGAACGCGCGATGCACCTGGCCGTTCTCGACGAGCAGCTTCAGCTGGGCGGACACCCGCTTGCGGTGCTCCGCGACAGACAGCCCCTCGACCTTCTGCAGCTCAGGACGCTTCGCCAGCTCGCGCGAGGCGAGCCGGATCTCGACCCACTCGCCCAGCAGCTGACGGCCCAGCGCCTCGACGTCGACGCGGGGCTCTGCTGCGGGGGCCGGGATGGAGTCGGACGACTTCGTGGCGGCACGCTCGGCAGTATCGACCATGAGTTTCCTTTATCGCTGTCTCTGGGGTCAGGGTCACAGTACGTCGGTCGGACCGCGGAGCGGAACCCATCGGCGCTCCGCTACAAACCTCACCCGCGGCGGTCACCCTACCGTTGCGGGAAGCTCCAAACGGGGCATCCGCACCCGCTGAATGCCGCTTCCCGGCGTCTGTGAACAGCAGCCTGCCCCGAGTGCGGTTGACGTCCGGCCTGTGAGGGTTCGTCCTCGCTGGAAGGAGATCCCTAACGGCCAGGCGACCACCATCGACCTCGGCAATCTTCACCCACCGCTGCACACACGACACGGAAATCCCGAAGTCCTTCGCGATCTGCGCGAACGACGACTCCCGCCTCAACGCGATCGCGACAACATCGTCCCGGAACTCCTTCGGAAACGCTTTCGGCATGATGAACATCCTTCCAACAGCGGCACGCACCACCACAGACCAGGAGCCACCAAAACCCTCAGCAGTCCCGGTCGACCGAGAGGAACCCGCGGGTGGCGGGGTCGTAGGCGCGGGCGCCTAACCATTCCAGACCAGCGACGGTGACGGCGCCGTCGGTGGTGAGAGACACCCCGGCAGGGAGCGCCGAGGAGGCGGGAAGACCAGCCAGCGCCGCCCATTCCTCTTTCGTTGGCGTAACGGCAGAGCGATTGCGGCGGCCCTGGCGTGGGAACACCGCCGCGGATCAGGGCGCACCGAAGGCGCTGGTCAGCACATTGTAGACGCTTGAGCGGAGCTCGTTCAACGTCTGATTCACTACGGACACGGGCGCCAAAACCACGAGCCAGATCAGGTGCCACCGATTCGTTCCACACGCCCGATCCATGCCGTACGCGCTGTGACTTACCGGTGAGCGTTTTCAAGGAGTGTGACCGTCAACCTCGGGATTGTCCACGTAGTTCCCCGTGTAGTACTCCACCCATGTCGCGAGGTCACCAGTCTTATTGAGGTGTTGCGCGCCATCGAGGCAGAAGTAGAAATCGACTCTCGATCCATCGACCTCGAGCCACTGAGCAAGATCATCGAAACCGATCGTTCTGGTGGCCCCATCGGATTCCAAGATCAGATACGCACTCGGCTGCCGACGAAGCGAGAATCCCCGCTTCGGAGGGCTGACATCCCTGAAATATTTCCTGTGTTGCCCAGGGACGTTGGTCAATCTGCTGATGGGTGGCTGGCTGCCGATGGCGGTGTGGGGCCTGTGGTGATTGTAGGAGTGCAGCCAGGCCGGGAGTGCGTTGCGGCGGGCTGATTCGGAGTTGTAGTGCCGGGCGTATGCCCAGCCGTCGGCGAGGGTGCGGTGGAAGCGTTCGATCTTGCCGTTCGTCTGCGGATGGTAGGGCCGGGTGCGTTTCGGTTGGATGCTGAGCTCGGCGCAAGCGTCGCGCCAGGCGTATGAGCGGTATGCGGAGCCGTTGTCGGAGAGCACCTGTTCGACGGTGACGCCACGGCTGGCGAACCAGCCGACCGCTCGACGCAGAACAGCGATTGCAGTGGCGGCGGTTTCGTCGTCGTGGATCTCGGCGTAAGCGACACGGGAGTGATCGTCGATGACGGTATGAACGAACGCTGTGCCGGTGATCATGTCGCCGGTGATCCCGTGTTTCCCGGTCCGCTTCGCGGTGATGGCCTTGTTCCGCTCTCCCTGGAGACGTCCGACGTAGCGCCAGCCGCCACCGTCGGGGATGTTGCCGAGTTTCTTGATGTCGACGTGGATCATCGATCCGGGATGCTCGTGCTCGTAGCGGCGGGCGGGTTCGCCGGTGCGGACGTCGACGTGGCTGGGCCGATTGATCCGGCACCGGGAGAGGACCGTGTGAACGGTCGAGGCGGGCATGCCGAGCTGGGCGCCGATACCGACTGGTCCCAGCCGCTTCTTCCACCGCAGATGCACGACCTTGCGGACCAGTCTTCGCGGGGTCTTGTTCGGGCTGTGATGCGGCCGTGACGAACGGTCCAGCATTCCCGCCTCGCCCATCTCCACGTAACGACGAGCCCATCGGTCCGCGGTGCGTCAGGACACTCGGAAGTAGGTCGCCGCCGCAGCAACGGACCAGCCGTCGTCGACGACTTGGCGGGCCAGGCGGAGGCATTCGCGAGGAGTCAAAGCAGCATTAGCGTGGGTCACGAGGACCTCCTAAGTCATCGAGTGCAGGGAAACTAGACAGCCCCACTCTCGACCGGGAGGTCCTCACCCATCTATCGCGTCACACCTCAACCAACGTCCCTGAGCAGCACAAGCCGACACGACCGAGAGGTTGGACGACGCGACGATCGCACGGCCCTCACTCGCTACTCGCCCGCGGCCACCACGTCCAGCAGAGCCTGCCCGTAGGCTTCCCGCTTCTTCGCGCCGATTCCGGTAATGCCGTCCAGGTCGCCGAGGCTTCCGGGACGGGCCGCGGCGACGGCGCGGAGGGTGGCGTCTCCGAAGACGATGTAGGCCGGGACCCCCTGCGCCTTCGCCTCCCCCGTCCGCCACGCCCGGAGCGCCTCGAACAGGGGCTGATCCGCGGGCGGCAGCTCGCTCGGCGCAGCGGCGCGCGGACCGCGGACCGCGCGCTCCGGCCGGTCCGGCTCACGTCGCAGCACCACCTCGCGGCCGCCCGCCAGCACGGCGGCGCTCTCCGGGGTGATCGCCAGCACACCGTACTCGCCCTCGGGCTTCAGCAGTTCGAGCGCGATCAGCTGCCGTACCACACCGCGCCACTGGCCTTCGCTCAGGTCTGCGCCGATGCCCCAGGTGGCCAGGCGGTCATGGCCGTACTGATCGACACGCGCCGTCCGCTTGCCGCGCAGGATGTCGATCAGGTGCCCGGCGCCGAAGCGCTGATTGCGCTCCCGCTGCAGCCGGACGACCGTGGAGAGCAGCTTCTGGGCGGGAACCGTGCCGTCCCAGGTCTCCGGAGGAACGAGGCAGGTGTCGCAGTTGCCGCAGGGATCGGAGCGCTGGCCGAAGTAGCCGAGCAGGTTCACGCGGCGGCACTGCACGGTCTCGCAGAGCGCGAGCATGGCGTCCAGGTGCTGCGTGAGGCGGCGACGGTGGGCGAGGTCGCCCGGGGAGTCGTCGATCATGCGGCGCTGCTGCACGACATCCTGCAGGCCGTAGGCGAGCCACGCGGTCGAGGGCTGGCCGTCCCTCCCGGCGCGGCCGGTCTCCTGGTAGTAGCCCTCGACGGATTTGGGGAGGTCGATGTGCGCAACGAAGCGGACATCGGGCTTGTCGATGCCCATCCCGAACGCGATGGTCGCCACGACGATCACGCCGTCCTCGCGGAGGAAGCGCGCCTGGGTCCGCGCGCGGGTCCGCGCATCGAGCCCCGCGTGATAGGGCAGCGCCGTCAGCCCGCGGGCGGCGAGGAACTCGGCGGTGCGCTCGACGGAGGTGCGCGAGAGCGCGTAGACGATGCCCGCCTCGCCCGGGTACACCGCCGAAATGAAGTCGAGCAGCTGCTTGCGCACCTCGGCCTTCGGGACGATGCGGTACTGGATGTTGGGCCGGTCGAAGTCGGAGACGAAGTGCTCGGCCCGCTCCAGACCGAGCCGCTGCGTGATCTCCCGATGCGTCGCCTCGGTCGCCGTGGCGGTGAGGGCGATGCGCGGGACTCCCGGCCAGCGCTCGGCCAGCTCGGAGAGCGCGAGGTAGTCGGGACGGAAATCGTGTCCCCACTGCGAGACGCAGTGCGCCTCGTCGATCGCGAACAGGGCGATGCGACCACGTTCGAGGAACCGCTTCGTCGGCTCCGAGGAGAGCCGTTCGGGGGCGATGTACAGGATGTCGAGTTCGCCCGCCAGGTACGCGCGCTCGACCGCCGAGCGCTGGGCGGAGTCCTGCGTCGAGTTGAGGAACGCGGCCCGGACGCCGACCGCGGTCAGCGCATCCACCTGATCCTGCATCAGGGCGATGAGCGGGGAGACGACGATGCCGGTGCCCTCGCGCACGAGAGACGGGATCTGGTAGCAGAGCGACTTCCCGCCGCCGGTCGGCATGAGCACGACGGCATCGCCGCCCGCCGCCACGCGGTCGATGATCGCCGCCTG
This genomic window from Leifsonia xyli subsp. cynodontis DSM 46306 contains:
- the pip gene encoding prolyl aminopeptidase; its protein translation is MRSLYPEIEPYDSGMLDVGDGQQVYWETSGSPEGKPVVFLHGGPGGGTTPAHRRLFDPAKYRIVLFDQRNCGRSLPHASEPEADLAANTTWHLVADMEGLRERLGVERWQVFGGSWGSALALAYAQTHPERVTELVLRGIFTLRPEELDWFYEGGASALFPDLWEGFLEPVPVEERGDLIQAYSRLLADPDPAVHGPAAVAWSRWESSTITLLPRPELVASFTEEKHAVAFARIENHYFTHAGWFGEDQLLREAHRLADIPGVIVQGRYDACTPPMTAWALHRAWPQAEFRMIPDAGHAFDEPGILDALIEATDRFAGP
- a CDS encoding YqcI/YcgG family protein; translation: MTEASLTNVLVSPQESGDLDGWKAGVFEEFHARMTDKDNEFPCIFGVEAVTRGTLRYGFVSDEAGDQATQLSRILRQFTEVCHDLGKRTSLVCFFESWNADSTHAGYWRRFWQLLGEVSEQDSAPWPPDISQSLDDPQFEFAFNGQPMFVVVNTELHEHRLSRRLSRVAVTFQPRFVFDDIAEGTPRGDAARAIIRGRFASYDTAPLPENLGSFGDVSNREWNQYYLDDGTSADIPASCPFDRF
- a CDS encoding cupin domain-containing protein codes for the protein MTAPRIKLGARLSVTEALDTFAPEQGGIEFQTDQAGKVHSWHSHSVTETLVVLEGTMTLEWAEGSPENIAGRHDVGPGAVISLPANTIHQSINHDSVCRYLILPEGGKAAETRVFPS
- a CDS encoding FAD-binding oxidoreductase; its protein translation is MRSDPWMTARLLRRTRLTSSSLLVRVKPDEASPAVSAGQTVNVSLQSPREQRRVSSFTVFTTHPDGELSLLIRSTGGGGVSDGLMSAVELGGRIWVSESIPTTILP
- a CDS encoding flavin reductase family protein, whose product is MLRALTKDVPASAPRRWTTWNSTELGRPSAKDIEQLAGNGERYSAAVVCGPGGFCDLVQSVCSEQGIADERLVLESFGSSDSSENAPPAAMATAVVDLFGQTHAVRWPENENLLSAMLDAGLDVPYSCRAGICSTCQCSVLMGDAQMRLDLGLSDEEKAAGLALACQLKPVSNALAVRFASAPGTAPR
- a CDS encoding acyl-CoA dehydrogenase family protein produces the protein MVDTAERAATKSSDSIPAPAAEPRVDVEALGRQLLGEWVEIRLASRELAKRPELQKVEGLSVAEHRKRVSAQLKLLVENGQVHRAFPKSVGGADDHGGNIAAFEELVAADPSLQIKSGVQWGLFGAAVLHLGTARHHEKYLPGIMSLAVPGAFAMTETGHGSDVASVATTATYEPETQEFVIDTPFRGAWKDYLGNAAVDATAAVVFAQLVTRNVNHGVHAFYVPIRDADGAFLPGVGGEDDGQKGGLNGIDNGRLHFTGVRIPRTDLLNRYGDVAEDGSYVSPIQSPGRRFFTMLGTLVQGRVSLDGSATIAAKLGLKIALTYANERRQFTAGSDTDEEVILDYQRHQRRLLPLLATTYAASFAHEMFLRTFDDVFSGRAATDADRQDLETIAAALKPLSTWHALDTLQEAREACGGAGFLTANRITSLRQDLDIWVTFEGDNNVLLQLVAKRLLTDFSRKFAQADAGALARYVVTHAADRAYHGSGLRSVAQMVRDAGSTARSVTWLQEPATQRELLTDRVETMISQIAGHLRPAAKRDKKAAAALFNSQQNQLIEAARAHGELLQWESFTDALEQTRDAGTKQVLLWLRDLFGFGLIERNLAWYLMNGRLSPQRAQAVSAYIERLLTRLRPHAVDLVDAFGYGPELVRADIATGTEAERQAEARAYYASRREDGTLPVEEKAAKENR
- the recQ gene encoding DNA helicase RecQ, translating into MSWNTWVPDDRDAPPLDEEPPLPAAQDPYAGEDPYAREDPYDGIPFGNAAPAAPAARTAAVPAPARFATPAEALRRVFGYDSFRGDQAAIIDRVAAGGDAVVLMPTGGGKSLCYQIPSLVREGTGIVVSPLIALMQDQVDALTAVGVRAAFLNSTQDSAQRSAVERAYLAGELDILYIAPERLSSEPTKRFLERGRIALFAIDEAHCVSQWGHDFRPDYLALSELAERWPGVPRIALTATATEATHREITQRLGLERAEHFVSDFDRPNIQYRIVPKAEVRKQLLDFISAVYPGEAGIVYALSRTSVERTAEFLAARGLTALPYHAGLDARTRARTQARFLREDGVIVVATIAFGMGIDKPDVRFVAHIDLPKSVEGYYQETGRAGRDGQPSTAWLAYGLQDVVQQRRMIDDSPGDLAHRRRLTQHLDAMLALCETVQCRRVNLLGYFGQRSDPCGNCDTCLVPPETWDGTVPAQKLLSTVVRLQRERNQRFGAGHLIDILRGKRTARVDQYGHDRLATWGIGADLSEGQWRGVVRQLIALELLKPEGEYGVLAITPESAAVLAGGREVVLRREPDRPERAVRGPRAAAPSELPPADQPLFEALRAWRTGEAKAQGVPAYIVFGDATLRAVAAARPGSLGDLDGITGIGAKKREAYGQALLDVVAAGE